The Acidobacteriota bacterium genome includes a window with the following:
- a CDS encoding GAF domain-containing protein — translation MPNTRTGKGGGERHRRPGRRPRRGHELRLARAEAIAHMGSWELDLVHGTLSWSDEAYRIFGAEPGEFAPSYGAFVERVFPEDREAAREAYARSLRPGGGGYEIAYRVLRPKTGEIRWVLEKCQHTRSATGRVTRSVGMVLDITARKLADEALERSMRRFELLAGTAEQLLRSAELQPAVESICRRVMEYLSCQVALCFLADERSGRLRLAVALGVSRGERERIEWLDYGQGISGVAARDGRRVVAENIPAEPEGELALLCGAGLRAYACHPLEAADGRVLGTLSFGTRDKAAFPPDDVSLMKAIGGQVAAALIRMQGELSLRHTAEELARSNRDLEQFAYVSSHDLREPLRTVTGFVQILEDRYRDQLDARAHEYIGFAVDGARRMQQLIDDLLAYARVGSALSIQPGNARDSLDRALDALKGMIGESGAVITTDSMPVVHADATLLCQVFQNLVENAIKFRSADPLRIHVGARRERGGWLFRVTDNGIGMEREHGERIFVIFKRLHSREKYPGTGIGLALCKKIVERHGGRIWVESEPGRGSTFYFTLPDRTE, via the coding sequence ATGCCCAACACGAGAACCGGGAAGGGCGGAGGCGAGAGGCACCGTCGCCCGGGGCGAAGGCCCCGGCGGGGGCACGAGCTGAGACTCGCCCGGGCCGAGGCGATCGCCCACATGGGCAGCTGGGAACTGGACCTCGTCCACGGCACCCTTTCCTGGTCCGACGAAGCCTACCGCATTTTCGGCGCCGAGCCGGGGGAGTTCGCCCCCTCCTACGGGGCGTTCGTCGAAAGGGTCTTCCCCGAGGACCGCGAAGCCGCGCGGGAAGCCTACGCCCGCTCCCTGCGACCGGGCGGCGGGGGGTACGAGATCGCCTACCGGGTGCTCCGCCCGAAGACGGGTGAAATCCGCTGGGTGCTGGAGAAGTGTCAGCACACGCGAAGCGCCACGGGACGGGTAACCCGGTCGGTCGGGATGGTGCTCGATATCACCGCCCGCAAGCTGGCCGACGAGGCGCTCGAGCGCAGCATGCGCCGGTTCGAACTCCTGGCGGGAACGGCGGAGCAGCTGCTGCGGTCGGCCGAGCTGCAGCCGGCCGTGGAGTCGATCTGCCGGAGGGTGATGGAATACCTCTCCTGCCAGGTGGCGCTCTGTTTCCTCGCGGATGAAAGATCGGGTCGGCTCCGGCTCGCCGTCGCCCTGGGCGTTTCGCGCGGGGAGAGGGAGCGGATCGAGTGGCTTGACTACGGCCAGGGGATCAGCGGCGTGGCCGCCCGGGACGGCCGCCGCGTCGTGGCCGAGAACATTCCTGCGGAACCCGAAGGGGAACTCGCCCTCCTCTGCGGTGCGGGCCTGCGCGCCTACGCCTGCCACCCCCTCGAGGCCGCCGACGGCCGCGTCCTGGGGACGCTTTCGTTCGGAACGCGCGACAAGGCGGCCTTTCCCCCCGATGACGTGTCTCTCATGAAGGCGATCGGGGGCCAGGTGGCGGCGGCCCTGATCCGCATGCAGGGGGAGCTGTCGCTGAGGCACACGGCGGAGGAACTGGCCCGATCCAACCGGGACCTCGAACAGTTCGCTTATGTCTCCAGTCACGACCTGAGGGAACCGCTGCGCACGGTCACCGGTTTCGTCCAGATCCTCGAGGACCGGTACCGCGACCAGCTCGACGCCCGGGCCCACGAGTACATCGGTTTCGCCGTCGACGGCGCAAGGCGCATGCAGCAGCTGATCGACGACCTGCTCGCCTACGCGCGGGTGGGGAGCGCGCTGTCGATCCAGCCCGGGAACGCGCGGGATTCCCTCGACCGGGCGCTCGACGCCCTCAAGGGGATGATCGGGGAATCGGGGGCCGTGATTACGACCGACTCGATGCCGGTCGTGCACGCGGACGCGACGCTTCTCTGCCAGGTATTCCAGAACCTGGTGGAAAACGCGATCAAATTCCGCTCGGCCGACCCCCTGCGGATCCACGTCGGCGCGCGGCGGGAGCGCGGCGGCTGGCTCTTCCGGGTCACCGACAACGGGATCGGGATGGAACGGGAGCACGGCGAGCGGATCTTCGTCATCTTCAAACGGCTGCATTCCCGGGAGAAGTACCCCGGGACCGGCATCGGGCTGGCGCTGTGCAAGAAGATCGTGGAGCGCCACGGGGGGAGAATCTGGGTGGAATCGGAGCCCGGGCGGGGGTCCACCTTCTACTTCACCCTTCCCGACCGGACGGAATAG
- a CDS encoding winged helix-turn-helix transcriptional regulator: protein MDKIFRMQCSICKALGHPLRLAIVDRLSGGEAPAADLIADLELSKATLSKHMSLLTREGIVEPRREGRRIFYRLTDPEIHKACAIMRSILYRRLKAGERLASAMHPAAV from the coding sequence ATGGACAAAATTTTCCGGATGCAATGCTCCATCTGCAAGGCGCTGGGGCACCCCCTGCGGCTGGCCATCGTGGACCGGCTCAGCGGGGGGGAGGCCCCCGCCGCGGACCTGATCGCCGACCTGGAGCTTTCGAAAGCGACGCTGTCCAAACACATGTCGCTGTTGACGCGCGAGGGGATCGTCGAGCCGCGGCGCGAGGGGAGGCGCATCTTCTACCGCCTCACCGACCCGGAGATCCACAAGGCCTGCGCCATCATGCGCTCCATCCTCTACCGGAGGCTGAAAGCCGGGGAGAGGCTGGCCTCCGCGATGCATCCGGCCGCAGTCTGA